Proteins encoded within one genomic window of Zootoca vivipara chromosome 12, rZooViv1.1, whole genome shotgun sequence:
- the LOC118091866 gene encoding isopentenyl-diphosphate Delta-isomerase 1 yields MTPPPGAAAIGQAPSGEGCQAMWRAARRLASAAAAVAVGAARGKGSAARALSASASSASSSWQGSFYRRSRGQVLQPPPPPPQSRRPLPLLCVRAEAACRPGNGTRIFTRSINTATMPELNINELDKQQVELLAEMCILIDENDNKIGSDTKKNCHLNENIDKGLLHRAFSVFLFNTENKLLLQQRSDAKITFPDCFTNSCCSHPLNTVLEVEEKNAIGVRRAAQRRLKEELGIPMEQVTPEELLYLTRIHYKAQSNGIWGEHEIDYILFVQKNVTVNADPNEIKSYCYVTQEELKELLEKASRNEIKITPWFKLIAETFLFKWWDNLNNLNRFVDHEKIHRM; encoded by the exons ATGACGCCGCCGCCCGGGGCCGCCGCCATTGGTCAGGCGCCGAGCGGGGAGGGTTGCCAGGCGATgtggcgcgcggcgcggcggttGGCGTCGGCGGCAGCAGCTGTTGCTGTCGGGGCAGCCAGAGGAAAAGGCTCTGCGGCTCGCGCgctctctgcttctgcttcttccgcCTCCTCGTCTTGGCAGGGAAGCTTTTACCGACGCAGCCGCGGGCAGGTGCtgcagccgccgcctcctcctcctcagtctcggCGGCCGCTTCCTTTGCTTTGCGTGAGGGCAGAGGCCGCGTGCCGGCCCGGGAACGGAACGCG TATTTTTACTAGGAGCATCAATACTGCAACCATGCCTGAACTAAATATAAATGAACTGGATAAGCAGCAGGTAGAGTTGCTGGCAGAGATGTGCATCCTTATTGATGAAAATGACAACAAAATTGGTTCAGATACCAAGAAAAACTGCCACCTGAATGAAAACATTGACAAAG GATTGCTGCACCGTGCTTTCAGTGTCTTCTTGTTCAATACGGAGAATAAACTGCTATTGCAACAAAGATCAGATGCCAAAATCACTTTCCCAG ATTGTTTCACCAACAGTTGTTGCAGTCATCCACTCAACACCGTGCTTGAAGTAGAAGAAAAGAATGCAATTGGTGTTCGAAGAGCAGCTCAGAGGCGCCTGAAAGAAGAGCTAGGAATTCCAATGGAACAG GTAACACCAGAAGAACTCTTATACTTAACCCGAATCCACTACAAAGCTCAGTCCAATGGGATCTGGGGAGAACATGAAATAGATTACATCTTGTTTGTGCAGAAGAATGTGACGGTGAATGCAGATCCCAATGAAATTAAAAGCTACTGTTATGTGACACAGGAAGAACTGAAAGAACTACTGGAAAAGGCATCCCGAAATGAAATTAAGATTACTCCATGGTTCAAACTGATTGCAGAGACTTTTCTCTTTAAATGGTGGGATAACTTGAATAATCTGAATAGGTTTGTGGATCATGAAAAGATTCACAGAATGTAA